A window of Tautonia plasticadhaerens contains these coding sequences:
- a CDS encoding RNA polymerase sigma factor encodes MPTRRTPSTASNALRTLFNLGVIGNLTDGQLLERFATRDGEAAELAFAAIVERHGPMVLRACRSVLADPHDAQDAFQATFLVLARRAEALWVRDSIGPWLFSVALRVSRHSRAADARRRRHERRSAEHFSRSVVDDPSVEPDPSESPLLAELDRLPARFRDPVVLCDLQGRSYDQAARHLGLPVGTLKSRLARGRSRLRDRLRRLGLSPGFAATGVRLPSALIDSTSSAAMRAASGVATAGTVPASVILLASGALWMMRLASFARWTAAALAVSLTGVGLAAAAALFPSQEPPPPAPASASAPKAAPAVAPPEADPGPVISFDVRFIEVPGLMARSMGIDFDFGSEPPMGLSFLSDLEARLFADALTAIPDVTIVQAPRVTTYPGAAATVAHSRAGEGTDLPLPGRSVPEPLELGIPRAEPDPVKAAEPIPEGIVATLTGRPSDDGRSLTIDLDIRDVHVVERHELVFYANNGKYIGDFPEVVRTRFDQRVTIPDRADSALLVSLGLRRTATMGRSSISDHYVLIRARTIPLDPPLAIPADSPKPRPAPAGMTRPLGSPHDTIEPLPAPTESLKPLPAPSDSLKRLPIWGGMTRPSGSPVDTLIPLPAPVDAKDGPPLSWSLDPRSRRGLPSGPGIGQ; translated from the coding sequence GTGCCGACCCGCCGCACCCCCTCGACCGCCTCGAACGCGCTGCGGACCCTGTTCAACCTCGGGGTGATCGGCAACCTGACCGACGGTCAGCTCCTGGAACGCTTCGCCACCCGGGACGGCGAGGCGGCCGAGCTGGCCTTCGCGGCGATCGTCGAGCGACACGGCCCGATGGTCCTCCGCGCCTGCCGATCGGTCCTCGCCGACCCCCACGACGCGCAGGACGCCTTCCAGGCCACCTTCCTCGTCCTCGCCCGGCGGGCCGAGGCCCTCTGGGTCCGGGACTCGATCGGCCCCTGGTTGTTCTCCGTCGCCCTCCGGGTCTCCCGGCACTCCCGGGCCGCCGACGCCCGCCGCCGGCGTCACGAGCGGCGATCGGCCGAGCATTTTTCCCGATCGGTGGTCGACGACCCGAGCGTCGAGCCCGACCCCTCGGAATCCCCCCTGCTCGCCGAGCTGGACCGCCTGCCTGCTCGGTTCCGGGATCCGGTCGTCCTCTGCGACCTCCAGGGCCGCTCCTACGACCAGGCGGCCCGGCACCTCGGCCTGCCCGTCGGCACGCTCAAGAGCCGGCTCGCCCGGGGCCGGTCCCGGCTCCGAGACCGGCTCCGACGCCTCGGGCTCTCCCCGGGCTTCGCCGCGACGGGCGTCCGCCTGCCCTCCGCGCTGATCGACTCCACCTCGTCCGCCGCCATGCGAGCCGCGTCGGGCGTGGCGACGGCCGGGACGGTCCCGGCCTCGGTGATCCTGCTCGCCTCCGGAGCGCTGTGGATGATGCGCCTCGCTTCCTTCGCCCGATGGACCGCCGCCGCCCTCGCGGTTTCGCTCACCGGCGTCGGCCTCGCCGCCGCCGCCGCCCTGTTCCCCTCCCAGGAGCCGCCGCCCCCGGCCCCGGCGTCGGCCTCGGCGCCGAAGGCCGCCCCGGCGGTCGCACCGCCCGAAGCCGACCCGGGGCCGGTCATCTCCTTCGACGTGCGGTTCATCGAGGTCCCCGGCCTCATGGCCAGGTCGATGGGGATCGATTTCGACTTCGGCTCCGAGCCCCCGATGGGCCTCTCCTTCCTCTCCGACCTGGAGGCGAGGCTGTTCGCCGACGCCCTGACGGCGATCCCGGACGTGACGATCGTCCAGGCCCCCCGGGTCACGACCTATCCCGGCGCGGCCGCGACCGTCGCCCATTCCCGGGCCGGGGAGGGCACGGATCTGCCCCTCCCCGGCCGATCAGTGCCCGAGCCCCTCGAACTCGGCATCCCTCGGGCCGAGCCGGACCCGGTCAAGGCCGCCGAACCGATCCCGGAGGGGATCGTCGCCACGCTCACGGGCAGGCCGTCGGACGACGGCAGGTCCCTGACGATCGACCTCGACATCCGGGACGTCCACGTCGTCGAGCGGCACGAGCTGGTGTTCTACGCCAACAACGGGAAATACATCGGGGACTTCCCCGAGGTCGTCCGCACCCGATTCGATCAGCGGGTGACGATCCCCGACCGTGCCGACTCGGCCCTGCTCGTCAGTCTTGGCCTCCGAAGGACGGCCACCATGGGCCGCTCCTCGATCTCCGACCATTATGTCCTGATCCGAGCCCGGACCATCCCCCTGGACCCACCACTGGCGATACCGGCCGACTCGCCCAAGCCCCGGCCGGCCCCGGCCGGCATGACCCGGCCGCTCGGGAGCCCCCACGACACGATCGAGCCGCTGCCGGCCCCGACCGAGTCGCTCAAGCCGCTGCCGGCCCCGAGCGACTCGCTCAAGCGGCTGCCGATCTGGGGCGGGATGACCCGGCCGTCCGGGAGCCCGGTCGACACATTGATTCCCCTCCCGGCCCCGGTCGACGCGAAGGACGGGCCGCCGTTGAGCTGGTCGCTCGACCCTCGAAGCCGCCGGGGCCTCCCGTCAGGCCCCGGCATCGGCCAGTGA
- a CDS encoding Uma2 family endonuclease, which produces MSTTRRDPRRTLPPLVPGQRVDLPTFHERSEAMPPGTRAELIGGVVRMPSPVFDDHAEADHAVTFWLVSYKRATPGLRSGSNASTILGPDAEVQPDSQLRLPAEAGGRARVDGGYITGPPELVVEVSGSSRPYDLGKKKDAYERAGVPEYVVVGLDPPAVRWFVLRGGTYADLPPAPTA; this is translated from the coding sequence ATGAGCACGACCCGCCGCGACCCCCGACGCACCCTCCCCCCGCTCGTCCCCGGTCAGCGGGTGGACCTGCCCACCTTCCACGAGCGCTCTGAGGCGATGCCGCCGGGCACCCGGGCCGAATTGATCGGAGGAGTCGTCCGTATGCCCTCCCCCGTCTTCGACGACCATGCCGAGGCCGACCACGCGGTGACCTTCTGGCTCGTCTCGTACAAGCGGGCGACCCCCGGCCTCCGCAGCGGCAGCAACGCCTCCACGATCCTCGGGCCCGATGCCGAGGTGCAGCCCGACTCCCAGCTCCGCCTCCCCGCCGAGGCCGGCGGCCGGGCCCGGGTCGACGGCGGCTACATCACCGGCCCTCCGGAGCTGGTCGTCGAGGTCTCCGGCTCCAGCCGCCCATACGACCTGGGCAAGAAGAAGGATGCGTATGAACGCGCCGGCGTGCCCGAATACGTGGTCGTCGGCCTCGATCCCCCCGCCGTCCGCTGGTTCGTGCTCCGGGGCGGGACCTACGCCGACCTGCCCCCGGCCCCGACGGCCTGA
- a CDS encoding DUF433 domain-containing protein, giving the protein MSNAVKTDHPHIVRREGVCGGEPIVDGLRVAVRHVATLHRLGESIPEIVDSLGITEAQVFHSLSYYFDHQDEIDSLIAQEEQAHAEYPGT; this is encoded by the coding sequence ATGTCGAACGCGGTCAAGACGGACCATCCGCATATCGTCCGGAGGGAGGGGGTCTGCGGGGGCGAGCCGATCGTCGACGGGCTTCGCGTCGCGGTCCGCCACGTCGCCACGCTCCATCGGCTCGGCGAATCGATCCCCGAGATTGTCGATTCCCTCGGCATCACCGAAGCCCAGGTGTTCCACTCGCTGAGCTATTATTTCGACCATCAAGACGAGATCGACTCACTCATAGCCCAGGAAGAGCAGGCCCATGCCGAATACCCCGGCACCTGA
- the accC gene encoding acetyl-CoA carboxylase biotin carboxylase subunit has translation MAEPPKIRRILVANRGEIALRVIRACKEMGLESVAVFSEADRGAPYLELADRAICIGKGPAADSYLNIPRLIAAAEIADVDAVHPGYGFLSENPHFAEVCRACNFEFIGPPHEAIRRMGLKTEAKAVAQAAKVPLVPGSDGPVNSDDDAVQVARQIGYPVLIKAAAGGGGKGMRVCREENGLRTAISQARAEADAAFKNPSIYLEKFIDRPRHVEVQLLADSHGNVIHCWERECSLQRRHQKLIEESPAPTLPSKVRRRICEAAVRLARSAGYVNAGTCEFLVDSDYNFYFIEVNARIQVEHPVTELVTGIDLIREQIRIAGGEPLSVSQADVPQLGHAIECRINCEDPEHNFRPSPGLITGLRIPGGIGVRWDSHIAPGYRVPPNYDSMIGKLLVHAPTRKEAIARMLRALDELRIEGITTTAALHRRILRTPDFVEGRVDTTWVERVLLAPRERLAPTSG, from the coding sequence ATGGCTGAACCGCCGAAGATTCGTCGCATCCTCGTGGCCAACCGGGGCGAGATCGCCCTGCGGGTGATCCGGGCCTGCAAGGAGATGGGCCTGGAGTCGGTGGCCGTCTTCTCCGAGGCCGACCGGGGCGCCCCGTACCTGGAGCTGGCCGACCGGGCGATCTGCATCGGCAAGGGCCCGGCCGCCGACAGCTACCTGAACATCCCCCGGCTGATCGCCGCGGCCGAGATCGCCGACGTGGACGCCGTGCACCCCGGCTACGGGTTCTTGAGCGAGAACCCGCACTTCGCTGAGGTCTGCCGCGCCTGCAACTTCGAGTTCATCGGCCCCCCCCACGAGGCCATCCGCCGGATGGGCCTGAAGACCGAGGCCAAGGCCGTCGCGCAGGCGGCCAAGGTGCCCCTGGTGCCCGGCTCCGACGGGCCGGTCAACAGCGACGACGACGCCGTGCAGGTGGCTCGGCAGATCGGCTACCCCGTGCTTATCAAGGCCGCCGCCGGCGGCGGCGGCAAGGGGATGCGCGTCTGCCGGGAGGAGAACGGCCTGAGGACCGCCATCTCCCAGGCCCGGGCCGAGGCCGACGCCGCCTTCAAGAACCCCAGCATCTACCTGGAGAAGTTCATCGACCGCCCCCGGCACGTCGAGGTCCAACTCCTCGCCGACTCCCACGGCAACGTCATCCACTGCTGGGAGCGCGAGTGCAGCCTCCAGCGGCGGCACCAGAAGCTCATCGAGGAGTCCCCCGCGCCGACCCTGCCGAGCAAGGTCCGCCGCCGGATCTGCGAGGCCGCCGTCCGCCTGGCCAGGTCGGCCGGCTACGTGAACGCGGGGACCTGCGAGTTCCTGGTCGATTCGGATTATAATTTCTATTTCATCGAAGTGAATGCCCGGATCCAGGTCGAGCACCCGGTGACGGAGCTGGTCACCGGCATCGACCTGATCAGGGAGCAGATCCGGATCGCCGGCGGGGAGCCGCTGTCGGTGTCGCAGGCCGACGTGCCCCAGCTCGGCCACGCCATCGAGTGCCGGATCAACTGCGAGGACCCCGAGCATAACTTCCGCCCCAGCCCGGGGCTGATCACCGGCCTTAGGATTCCGGGCGGGATCGGCGTGCGCTGGGATTCCCACATCGCCCCGGGCTACCGGGTGCCGCCGAACTACGACTCGATGATCGGCAAGCTGCTCGTCCACGCCCCCACCCGCAAGGAGGCGATCGCCCGGATGCTTCGCGCCCTGGACGAACTCCGGATCGAGGGCATCACAACCACCGCCGCCTTGCACCGGCGGATCCTCCGCACCCCGGACTTCGTCGAAGGCCGGGTCGACACGACCTGGGTCGAGCGCGTGTTGCTGGCCCCCCGGGAGAGGCTGGCCCCGACCTCGGGCTGA
- a CDS encoding FG-GAP repeat domain-containing protein, with translation MRIRPIPALLPALACSLAVADDPPAPRPLPAFDRIVLDDDFPGAYQVEVADVDADGRPDVIALGGGTCAWYRNPSWRKRIITGPDATPGIISSAATDLDGDGRAEVAIAYDFAMLEPKRGSLGLASPGDSPDDPWTFRPLVEVPSIHRVRWADVDGDGRPDLVVAPLFGPEAASPSFQQALAVLVVYPNVEKGADLPEPDRVNRVPVQHAIAIERAPGSARDAVLSANNLGVTFHRALDSSFLPAEQVEFRLPIVRGAFGPAPQRGASEVHLGRRSDARALLVTIEPWHGTTVAAYEAPLVPHRLLGRVPGAFGPRVILDDSLDEGHALWLADVNGDGIDEVFAGHRGEDHRVSAYHHDGSSWVRTVLDRDIAAQDLRGGDLDGDGTPDVVAVGGSTHNVVWYRPHSGDTRNPPRE, from the coding sequence ATGCGAATCCGCCCGATCCCGGCGCTCCTACCGGCCCTCGCCTGTTCCCTCGCGGTCGCCGACGACCCTCCTGCGCCCCGCCCCCTGCCCGCCTTCGATCGCATCGTCCTCGACGACGACTTCCCCGGCGCCTACCAGGTCGAGGTCGCCGACGTCGACGCCGACGGCCGACCCGACGTCATCGCCCTCGGCGGCGGGACGTGCGCCTGGTACCGGAACCCCTCCTGGCGGAAACGGATCATCACCGGGCCCGACGCCACCCCCGGCATCATCTCCTCCGCCGCGACCGACCTCGACGGCGACGGCCGTGCCGAGGTCGCCATCGCCTACGACTTCGCCATGCTCGAACCGAAGCGAGGCTCCCTCGGCCTCGCCTCCCCCGGCGACTCGCCCGACGACCCCTGGACCTTCCGGCCGCTCGTCGAGGTCCCCAGCATCCACCGGGTCCGATGGGCCGACGTCGACGGCGACGGCCGCCCCGACCTCGTCGTCGCCCCCCTCTTCGGGCCCGAAGCCGCATCGCCGTCCTTCCAGCAGGCTCTGGCCGTCCTGGTCGTCTACCCGAATGTCGAGAAGGGTGCCGACCTGCCGGAACCGGACCGGGTCAACCGGGTCCCGGTCCAGCACGCCATCGCCATCGAGAGGGCCCCCGGCTCGGCCCGGGACGCCGTCCTCTCGGCCAACAACCTCGGTGTGACCTTCCACCGCGCCCTCGACTCCTCCTTCTTGCCCGCCGAGCAGGTGGAATTCCGCCTACCGATCGTCCGAGGGGCCTTCGGCCCCGCCCCCCAGCGGGGAGCGAGCGAGGTCCACCTCGGGAGACGGTCGGACGCCCGGGCCCTGCTCGTGACCATCGAACCCTGGCACGGCACGACGGTCGCCGCCTACGAGGCCCCACTCGTCCCCCACCGTCTCCTCGGCCGGGTCCCCGGCGCCTTCGGGCCCCGGGTCATCCTGGACGATTCCCTCGACGAGGGGCACGCCCTCTGGCTCGCCGACGTGAACGGCGACGGCATCGATGAGGTCTTCGCCGGACACCGGGGCGAGGACCACCGCGTCTCCGCCTACCACCATGACGGCTCGTCCTGGGTCCGCACCGTCCTCGATCGCGACATCGCCGCCCAGGATCTCCGGGGCGGAGACCTCGACGGCGACGGCACGCCCGATGTCGTCGCGGTCGGCGGCTCGACCCACAACGTCGTCTGGTATCGGCCTCATTCCGGCGACACGCGGAATCCCCCCCGCGAATGA
- a CDS encoding pyridoxal phosphate-dependent aminotransferase, which translates to MNDAWIADRMGRIEASGIRKAFEMAKAMTDPINLSIGLPDFDVPEPIKDLACEAIRAGKNAYTVTMGDPALRSELQGIVDATFGHADRQVMVTSGTAGGLLLAICCSVNPGDEVIVLDPYFVMYPNLIALAGGVTVLVETYPEFGVPVEEIAAAITPKTKAILVNSPGNPTGVVAPAGELEALARLCRDRGILLVSDEVYKAFCYDEPFRSPAEFNEDVLVVDGFSKTYGMTGWRLGYAHGPSRLIQEMAKLQQFSFVCAPSPLQSAVVGATGIDLSAQIDAYRRKRDRVAEALSGRYDLARPTGAFYAFPRVPEGWPSASAFVEQAIRRNLLIIPGNVFSKRDTHVRISYAVDDATLDRGLDVLRSLADAGA; encoded by the coding sequence GTGAATGACGCGTGGATCGCCGACCGGATGGGCAGGATCGAGGCCTCGGGGATCCGCAAGGCCTTCGAGATGGCGAAGGCGATGACCGACCCGATCAACCTGTCGATCGGCCTGCCGGACTTCGACGTGCCCGAACCGATCAAGGACCTCGCCTGCGAGGCGATCCGGGCCGGGAAGAACGCCTACACCGTGACGATGGGCGACCCGGCGTTGCGATCGGAGCTGCAGGGGATCGTCGACGCGACCTTCGGCCACGCCGACCGCCAGGTGATGGTGACCTCGGGCACGGCGGGGGGGCTCCTGCTGGCGATCTGCTGCTCGGTGAACCCGGGGGACGAGGTGATCGTCCTCGACCCGTACTTCGTCATGTATCCGAACCTGATCGCCCTGGCCGGCGGCGTGACGGTGCTGGTGGAGACGTATCCGGAGTTCGGCGTCCCGGTCGAGGAGATTGCGGCGGCGATCACCCCGAAGACCAAGGCGATCCTCGTCAACAGCCCCGGCAATCCGACCGGGGTGGTCGCCCCGGCCGGGGAGCTGGAGGCGCTGGCGAGGCTCTGCCGGGACCGCGGGATCTTGCTTGTCAGCGACGAGGTCTACAAGGCATTCTGCTATGACGAACCGTTCCGCTCCCCGGCCGAGTTCAACGAGGACGTGCTGGTGGTCGACGGCTTCAGCAAGACCTACGGCATGACCGGCTGGCGGCTGGGGTATGCCCACGGCCCGTCCCGGCTGATCCAGGAGATGGCCAAGCTCCAGCAATTCTCCTTCGTCTGCGCCCCGAGCCCGCTGCAATCGGCCGTCGTCGGGGCGACGGGGATCGACCTTTCCGCCCAGATCGACGCCTACCGACGCAAGCGGGACCGCGTGGCCGAGGCGCTCTCCGGCCGCTATGACCTGGCCCGGCCCACCGGGGCCTTCTACGCCTTCCCCCGGGTGCCGGAGGGCTGGCCGTCGGCCTCGGCCTTCGTGGAGCAGGCGATCCGGCGGAACCTGCTGATCATCCCCGGCAACGTCTTCAGCAAGAGAGATACGCACGTCCGCATCTCGTACGCGGTCGACGATGCGACGCTCGATCGCGGCCTGGACGTGCTCCGGTCACTGGCCGATGCCGGGGCCTGA
- a CDS encoding M24 family metallopeptidase: MTDRHARRVESVRSSIREAGLDALLVTHPPNVSYLTGFTGDSSALIVGLDRVLMVSDFRFDTQLRDECPGLERHIRPSSRTLTQEVGAVIVALGVRRVGFEAASLTVAEQLALVEGVGSVELGGTAGVVEAARAIKDEGEIAEIRRAIAVAERAFREWRGGLGRESTEKDAADALEFALRRCGAVGSAFPPIVAAGPRAALPHARPDPAVRIGSEEFVLVDWGACLGPLPYRSDLTRVVATGKVSPSFEERYGVVLEAQRRAISAVRPGVGGAEVDAEARSFIAEAGYGRFFDHGLGHGIGLEVHEAPRVRIGSEDELRPGMILTIEPGIYVPDWGGIRIEDDVLVTPDGHEILSTLPRDLDAVRRDPIPG; this comes from the coding sequence ATGACCGATCGTCATGCACGCCGAGTCGAGTCCGTCCGGTCGTCGATCCGGGAGGCGGGGCTCGACGCCCTGCTCGTGACCCACCCGCCCAACGTCTCGTACCTGACCGGGTTCACGGGGGATTCGTCGGCGCTGATCGTCGGGCTCGACCGGGTGCTGATGGTGTCGGACTTCCGGTTCGACACGCAGCTGCGCGACGAGTGCCCGGGCCTGGAGCGGCACATCCGGCCGTCGAGCCGGACCTTGACGCAGGAGGTGGGGGCGGTGATCGTCGCCCTCGGCGTGCGGCGGGTCGGGTTCGAGGCGGCGTCGTTGACGGTGGCCGAGCAGTTGGCGCTGGTGGAGGGAGTCGGGTCGGTGGAGCTGGGGGGGACGGCGGGGGTCGTCGAGGCGGCCCGGGCGATCAAGGACGAGGGGGAGATCGCGGAGATCCGCCGGGCGATCGCCGTGGCGGAGCGGGCGTTCCGGGAGTGGAGGGGGGGGCTGGGTCGGGAGTCGACCGAGAAGGATGCGGCCGACGCGCTGGAGTTCGCCCTGAGGAGGTGCGGGGCGGTGGGCTCGGCCTTCCCGCCGATCGTGGCGGCGGGGCCGAGGGCGGCGTTGCCGCACGCGAGGCCGGATCCGGCGGTGCGGATCGGCTCGGAGGAGTTCGTGCTGGTGGACTGGGGGGCGTGCCTGGGCCCGTTGCCGTACAGGAGCGACTTGACGCGGGTTGTGGCGACCGGTAAGGTGTCGCCGAGCTTCGAGGAGCGGTACGGGGTCGTCCTGGAGGCCCAGCGTCGGGCAATCTCCGCCGTGCGTCCGGGGGTCGGGGGGGCCGAGGTCGACGCCGAGGCCCGGTCGTTCATCGCCGAGGCCGGTTACGGCCGGTTCTTCGACCACGGGCTGGGGCACGGGATCGGCCTGGAGGTGCACGAGGCGCCTCGGGTGCGGATCGGCTCGGAGGACGAGCTGAGGCCGGGGATGATCCTGACGATCGAGCCGGGCATCTACGTGCCCGACTGGGGCGGCATCCGGATCGAGGACGACGTGCTCGTCACTCCCGACGGCCACGAGATCCTCTCGACCCTGCCCCGCGACCTCGACGCCGTGCGGCGCGACCCGATCCCGGGTTGA
- a CDS encoding DUF3368 domain-containing protein, whose amino-acid sequence MIVVSDTSPIHALNHLGLLHLLKEQYGRNLVPNAVASELLDPRARLAPLDVRGLDYVDVMPSGSLDRVRALGLRLDSGESEALTLVLEVGAETVLVDEVVGRAAARRLGLSPLGVIGVLVEAKQDGLIESVGPLIDRLKDEIKFFVSDALRVEALRLAGEPEGGPDRE is encoded by the coding sequence GTGATCGTCGTCAGCGACACGTCCCCGATCCACGCCCTGAATCACCTTGGGTTGCTCCATCTCCTCAAGGAACAGTACGGCCGGAACCTGGTGCCGAACGCCGTGGCTTCCGAATTACTCGATCCGAGGGCCCGGCTCGCCCCGCTCGACGTCCGGGGCCTTGACTACGTCGACGTGATGCCCTCCGGATCGCTCGACCGGGTCCGCGCGCTGGGGCTTCGATTGGATTCCGGAGAGTCGGAGGCGCTGACGTTGGTCCTGGAGGTCGGGGCGGAAACGGTGCTCGTCGATGAGGTCGTCGGCCGGGCGGCCGCGAGGAGGCTCGGGCTCTCGCCCTTGGGTGTGATCGGCGTGCTGGTCGAGGCGAAGCAGGATGGCCTGATCGAGTCGGTCGGGCCGCTGATCGATCGGCTGAAGGATGAGATCAAGTTCTTCGTCTCCGATGCGTTGCGGGTCGAGGCGTTGCGCCTCGCCGGCGAGCCGGAAGGGGGGCCGGACCGTGAATGA
- a CDS encoding HAD family hydrolase — protein sequence MPDPSPARALLLDFDGTIADTLPLIFDAFRHAVSPFADRLPTDAEVEATFGPAERECLSAFAPEHCLDEAEARFFDHYEREHERMVRLADGMAGAIEHARSLGWKVGVFTGKGRRAALFSLEALGLLDRVDCVVSGDDVERPKPDPDGLHRAARLMGVDPGLVLMAGDSPADIRAGRSAGARTCAVTWAAFQPDRLLAEAPDHCCSRVDELVALIDSLHHEGRG from the coding sequence ATGCCCGACCCTTCCCCGGCCCGAGCCCTGCTGCTCGACTTCGACGGCACGATCGCCGACACCCTGCCCCTGATCTTCGACGCCTTCCGGCACGCCGTCTCCCCCTTCGCCGACCGCCTCCCCACCGACGCCGAGGTCGAGGCCACCTTCGGCCCCGCCGAGCGCGAGTGCCTCTCTGCCTTCGCCCCCGAGCACTGCCTGGACGAGGCCGAGGCCCGGTTCTTCGACCATTACGAGCGCGAACATGAGCGGATGGTCCGCCTGGCCGACGGCATGGCCGGCGCGATCGAGCACGCCCGGTCCCTCGGCTGGAAGGTCGGCGTCTTCACCGGCAAGGGACGGCGGGCCGCCCTGTTCTCGCTGGAGGCGCTCGGCCTGCTCGACCGGGTCGACTGCGTCGTCTCGGGCGACGACGTCGAACGCCCCAAGCCCGACCCCGACGGCCTGCACCGCGCCGCCCGGCTGATGGGGGTCGACCCGGGCCTCGTCCTCATGGCCGGCGACAGCCCCGCCGACATCCGGGCCGGCCGGTCCGCGGGCGCCCGCACCTGTGCCGTCACCTGGGCCGCCTTCCAGCCCGATCGCCTCCTGGCCGAGGCCCCCGACCACTGTTGCTCCCGGGTCGACGAACTGGTCGCCCTGATCGACTCCCTGCACCATGAGGGCCGGGGCTGA
- the accB gene encoding acetyl-CoA carboxylase biotin carboxyl carrier protein, which produces MAESPTGSSGEQPDPDNVRRIHRLVRMMQQYDLTAIDLVEGATKIRLRRRTEPALPAPPPPHPALPAPPPPAATLPGPSAAPAPPAPAEANGTFIESPMVGTFYQSGSPDAPAFVAVGMTIRPETTVCIIEAMKVFTEIPAGVSGKVAEILVQDKQPVEFGQPLFRVEQG; this is translated from the coding sequence ATGGCCGAATCCCCGACCGGGTCATCGGGCGAGCAACCCGACCCGGACAATGTCCGCCGGATCCACCGCCTGGTCCGGATGATGCAGCAGTACGACCTGACGGCCATCGACCTGGTCGAGGGGGCGACGAAGATCCGCCTGCGGCGCCGGACCGAGCCGGCGCTGCCGGCCCCACCCCCCCCGCATCCGGCGCTTCCCGCCCCGCCGCCGCCGGCTGCGACCCTCCCCGGCCCCTCGGCGGCCCCCGCGCCTCCGGCCCCGGCCGAGGCGAACGGGACGTTCATCGAGAGCCCGATGGTCGGCACGTTCTACCAGTCGGGCTCGCCCGACGCCCCGGCGTTCGTCGCCGTCGGCATGACGATCCGGCCGGAGACGACCGTCTGCATCATCGAGGCGATGAAGGTCTTCACCGAGATCCCGGCCGGGGTCTCGGGCAAGGTGGCCGAGATCCTGGTGCAGGACAAGCAGCCGGTCGAGTTCGGCCAGCCGCTGTTCCGGGTCGAGCAGGGATGA
- a CDS encoding UPF0175 family protein → MPLIISDEELREAGLDEREARIELACRLFDIGLLALWPAAKLAGFSSRAPFEGELRARDIPIYRPTVEDLHEDMATIERMRARQRR, encoded by the coding sequence ATGCCGCTGATCATCTCCGACGAGGAACTGCGGGAGGCGGGGCTCGACGAGCGCGAGGCCCGGATCGAGCTGGCCTGCCGGCTGTTCGACATCGGCCTTCTGGCCCTCTGGCCGGCGGCGAAGCTGGCGGGATTCTCCTCCCGGGCACCCTTCGAGGGGGAACTCAGGGCCCGGGATATTCCGATCTATCGGCCGACGGTCGAGGATCTCCACGAGGACATGGCGACGATCGAGCGGATGCGGGCGAGGCAGCGACGGTGA
- a CDS encoding HEAT repeat domain-containing protein, translated as MKFTRVRFRLGLRSLMILVALVSLAVWGAMIIWSPTRRLAQRLRPDQPVYVRREAASTLGSHLIPAWEVDRAVEILIATLDDPSPRVREYAGVGLHQVGPRAGRATPHLFPLLGDEDRYVRYVAARALASIAPPPSPYTKEVVAALERMLDDPDEGVRRAAAESLVELGANEKAVPIVLDALISEDESLRSWAQVTIGRARVPGPFADRLILELGADESRRREFALFILQQVAPTKAFPALRALVEDDRPEIRRWAAEQLDRLTPHRGEVAAGPAS; from the coding sequence ATGAAGTTCACGCGTGTCCGATTCCGCCTCGGCCTTCGGTCGCTGATGATCCTCGTGGCGCTCGTTTCCCTGGCGGTGTGGGGGGCGATGATCATCTGGAGCCCGACACGTCGGCTCGCGCAGCGGTTGCGGCCCGATCAGCCGGTCTACGTCCGTCGAGAGGCCGCGTCGACGCTCGGGAGTCACCTGATCCCCGCTTGGGAAGTGGATCGGGCCGTCGAGATCCTGATCGCGACGCTGGACGACCCGAGCCCCCGAGTCCGAGAGTACGCGGGGGTCGGTCTCCATCAGGTCGGCCCCCGGGCGGGGCGAGCGACCCCGCACCTGTTTCCCCTGCTCGGAGACGAGGACCGATACGTCCGATACGTTGCCGCCCGGGCCCTCGCGTCGATCGCTCCGCCTCCGTCTCCCTACACCAAGGAGGTCGTTGCCGCCCTGGAACGGATGCTCGACGACCCGGATGAAGGGGTCCGGCGGGCGGCGGCCGAATCGTTGGTCGAACTTGGGGCGAACGAGAAGGCCGTGCCGATCGTCCTCGACGCACTCATTTCCGAGGACGAGTCCCTCCGGTCGTGGGCCCAGGTGACGATCGGTCGGGCACGCGTCCCGGGGCCGTTCGCCGATCGGCTCATTCTGGAGTTGGGAGCTGACGAGTCTCGACGCCGGGAGTTCGCGCTGTTTATCCTCCAGCAGGTCGCCCCGACCAAGGCCTTCCCCGCCCTCCGAGCCCTGGTCGAGGACGATCGGCCGGAGATCCGTCGATGGGCGGCCGAGCAACTCGATCGGCTCACACCCCATCGGGGTGAGGTCGCGGCGGGGCCGGCTTCGTGA